In Bactrocera oleae isolate idBacOlea1 chromosome 3, idBacOlea1, whole genome shotgun sequence, a genomic segment contains:
- the ics gene encoding ras suppressor protein 1 encodes MSQSCLPVNAKMSKAKKVLDEARETQNRELDLVDKGISSFEELPGLFNMSYITRLTLSHNKITMISPGIANLLNLEILNLSNNGLRELPVSLSSMPKLRILNVSLNRLDSLPRGFGAFPVLEVLDLSYNNLNENVLPGNFFMIETLRALYLGDNDFEHIPRELGNLKNLQILGLRDNDLLDLPREIGELTRLRELHIQNNRLQVLPPEVGNLDLLGSKSVMKMEENPWVVPIQEQYLLGISHVIEYIKTETYKILYNRHIKSDRGPPPPKADKSKKASRVRA; translated from the exons ATGAGTCAATCGTGTCTGCCAGTCAATGCCAAAATGTCGAAGGCGAAGAAAGTGTTGGATGAAGCGCGTGAAACGCAGAATCGTGAGCTCGATTTGGTTGACAAGGGCATTAGCTCCTTCGAGGAGCTACCGGGATTGT TCAACATGTCCTACATTACGCGTCTCACACTAAGCCACAACAAGATCACCATGATCAGTCCGGGTATTGCCAACCTCCTCAACTTGGAGATATTGAATTTATCTAATAACGGTTTACGCGAGCTACCCGTATCGCTATCGTCAATGCCGAAATTGCGCATACTAAATGTTTCGCTGAATCGTCTCGACAGCCTGCCACGCGGTTTTGGCGCTTTCCCCGTGCTAGAGGTATTGGACCTCTCTTACAACaatctcaatgaaaatgtgcTGCCGGGTAATTTCTTTATGATCGAAACACTTCGTGCACTCTACTTGGGTGACAACGATTTCGAGCACATTCCCAGGGAGTTGGGCAATTTGAAGAACCTGCAAATACTCGGCTTACGCGACAATGATCTGCTCGATTTGCCGCGTGAAATTGGCGAACTGACGCGTCTGCGCGAATTGCATATTCAAAATAATCGTCTGCAGGTGCTGCCACCCGAAGTGGGTAATCTCGATTTGTTGGGCAGCAAGTCGGTGATGAAGATGGAGGAGAATCCGTGGGTGGTGCCCATACAGGAGCAATACCTGCTCGGCATTAGTCACGTCATCGAATACATAAAAACGGAAACATACAAAAT tctCTATAATCGGCACATAAAGAGCGATCGTGGCCCACCACCACCAAAGGCCGATAAGAGCAAGAAGGCGTCACGTGTACGCGCCTAA